TCGCTGCGCTCATCACAGTAAAATCGCTCTCTACGTCTAAGTGCGCACTACACAACCGCATTGAAAATAAAGACATtcgaagaccccccccccccccccctcgcgtTCTGGCTCTTTCTATTAGTGCACGCCTGCCTACGTTAGCGGACGCCTGCCACCGAGCTCTAATTGTCTGCAGCTGTTGGGATAATCTGCCTCCGATGTGTCCAGAAGGGCAGAGGGAGCAGAGAAGGTTCTTCTGCTACGCTGCGCTACGCTGTGCTATCGCTATCGCCTACAGAGAAActtcaccatggcaaccaggCCTAAACTTCCACAcacgcagagcagagagaggcctACAGAAAAAAGGGGCTATGACACAGCAACTGAACCTCACCGGAAAACAGCAGTTGGGATtggaacacttttttttttttttttttttttaaatacaagaCCGAACGCTCTGAGCCGCAGCCTAAAACTTGACACACTTGTCACACGCGAGTGACGTACTCATAGACTCAAACAAAGCCCCTCTTGTGGGTCAccttccaccggaaaggcatcaGCTTTccgtttctctgtctgtccatttgTGTTGGTCAAACAGTTGACGGGGGGGAGTGGGCGGTTAGCGGGttagcgttttttttttcccgagcTGCGGCCGTCAGACGGTGGTGATCTGGTCGACGACGCGCGTGCTGTCCGCCATCTCCACGCACTCGATCTCCTCGCGGCCCCCgtcgctgccgccgccgccgccggccctCTTCCGGTCTCGCTTCTTCTTGCGCTTGGACGGCGGCAGGAAGGTCAGCAGCACCGGCAGGATGGCCAGGCAGTGGAACGCCACGATGAGCACGGTGAGGAAGAGGCAGCGGAAGAGCGTGCGCGTCAGGTTGGAGGGCACGGCGGCCACGGGCAGCAGGGCGGCGCCGTAGCACAGGTAGCTCTGCAGCGCTGGCACGCCGTGGTGCTCCAGCGCCAGCTTGACCCAGTGGGTGCGCGAGTGCTCGCGGCCCAGCACGAACGCCGAGACCAGCGGCGCGCTCGAGTCCACCGCGTAGTTGACGCCGTAGATGAGGCAGAGCACCGAGACGCAGTCCAGCTCCACGTGCCACAGCGTCATGAAGCCCACCACGCCGAACTCCACCGAGGCCACCGTCACGGCCAGCCAGCCGTTGACCAGCGGGTCGGCCGCCAGGAaggtggagaagaagaggaggaagagggcggCCACGCACGAGTTCTTGAGCGGCGCGCCCACCGACGACGCGTAGCGGTCCATGTAGACGAACGACGGGTTGAAGATGATGAACTTGATGCGCGAGGTCAGCGAGAGCTTGCGCAGCGTGTCCAGCAGCACGGCCATCTCCTCGCGCTTGTTCTCCGTCGTCTTGGCCACCAGGAACATGCGCGAGGCCACCACCTCGGCGTCGCTCCCGGCGCCGCCGTCGGAGCCGACGCCGCGTCGCGCGAAGATGATGTCGTCGGCGAAGTGCGCGTAGCGCGGCTGCCGCAGGAAGCCGGCGCGCAGCCGCTCGGTGAAGTCGCCGCGCGGCAGGCTCTGGCTGGCGTTGAGCCCGCGCAGGTACTTCAGGTAGCTCTCGAACCACGAGATGCGCTCGAAGCCGCGCGTGTACTCCAGCAGGTCCTCCTGCACGCTGGCGTTCCAGTACTCGATGGACTCGTAGATGTAGAAGCCGATCACCGGGCTGTAGCTGCTGAAGTAGCGCTGCTGCGCGCGCATGTACGCGATGGTGCCCGTCTCCGTGGCCACCATGTTGCTCAGGTCCGAGCCCTCGCTCACCTGCAGGTAGCCCATGAGCGCGAAGGACACGTACACCAGGTAGAAGAGCACCACGAAGGGCTTGACGTACGTGTTGGTGATCCAGTCGCAGTAGTAGCGCTTCATGAAGGCCACCAGCAGGTGGCTCTCGTAGGCCTGCAGGTCGGGCTCGGACGCCGGGCCCTCGTTGTACTGCGTGTACATCAGGAAGCGGTACCAGGCGGGCTTCTGCTGCAGGAGCTCGGGCTTGGGCACGCGTCGGCAGAAGAGGCTGTGGCGGTAGTTGTTCTCCAGGTAGCCGGCGAACACCAGGTTGGAGCCGAAGAAGGTGAGGATGTAGAGGTAGTTGAAGAGCACGGAGAGGCAGGCGTTGCGGCAGAAGAGGCGCACGGCCTCGATGTTGGTGAAGGGGCTGGCGCCGATGCCGAAGGTCACCAGGTGCAGCGCCGTGCCCGCCGTGAAGGGCAGCAGGCAGTCGGAGAAGACGGCCGCCACGCGCTCCTTCACGTGCTGGTCCTCGCGCGTCCGCCGCCACGACGCCAGCATCTCGAAGATGCCAAACAAGCCGTGACCTGGAGAACACAGacgagagaagaagaaaaaaacacagagagagagagagagagagagagagagtgagagacaaagaaatAAGCCATGACAGCATGAGACACAGCGTtaagggggagtgggggggggggtctctttgACTGTTTGATTTATAAACGCTCCGCTAAAGAGATGAACGCTAGACGAGGATAAGACAAAGCCGGGGAAGAGAGCGAGAATCCTGGCAGGCTTTACACTCTCACCTGTGGCTGCCGAGAGGCACGCCTAAATAATTCAATAAGACCCTACATCACCGCCACCTTACTCCTCACCTCACTGATAAaggagctttctctctctctctctctctctctctctctctctctctctctctctctctctctctctctctttctttctttttattctctccctctcttttctctgtctccagtcttctttctctctgctcctgtcaTCATGTTCCattccctttatctctctccttctctccgagTCTTTATCCCCCTATTTACTCTATTTTTCCTCTTGTGCAGTCTTCCGTTtgctgtctcgctctctctctctctcacacccacacacacacacactctctcatttattctcacactctcacactctctctctctctagcctgtGCTAATTTAATCTTGAGCCTCTAATAGgcacagtgtgtgggtgtgtaggtgcGACGCTATCTAAATACTCAGCACAGTTATAATAAATGCAGCAAGA
This is a stretch of genomic DNA from Sardina pilchardus chromosome 19, fSarPil1.1, whole genome shotgun sequence. It encodes these proteins:
- the ptchd1 gene encoding patched domain-containing protein 1; the encoded protein is MLRQVLHEGLRTSFHKLGHFVANHPVFFASTPVLISILLGASFSRYRIEENVEYLLAPKHSLAKIEGNLVDSLFPVNRSKHTLYSDLQTPGRYGRVIVTSRRGSILEPQYVDLVLKLHRTITQLQVPTLGFNYTFNHLCLLDDSKSCIVDDIVHALAEAQGARAANRTVPPLRYPITSLRDGREAYIGHQLGGVQPLGGGGGGGRDGGGVRVARALQLTYYLQASSPLNELVAARWEAAFVAELELLGRRHPELALYPFTSSSLQRDFQRSSRVAERPLLVSLAVCMALAVLCCSMRDCVRTKPWLGLLALVTVSLATLTSAGIFNLSGGKYNSTYLGIPFVMLGHGLFGIFEMLASWRRTREDQHVKERVAAVFSDCLLPFTAGTALHLVTFGIGASPFTNIEAVRLFCRNACLSVLFNYLYILTFFGSNLVFAGYLENNYRHSLFCRRVPKPELLQQKPAWYRFLMYTQYNEGPASEPDLQAYESHLLVAFMKRYYCDWITNTYVKPFVVLFYLVYVSFALMGYLQVSEGSDLSNMVATETGTIAYMRAQQRYFSSYSPVIGFYIYESIEYWNASVQEDLLEYTRGFERISWFESYLKYLRGLNASQSLPRGDFTERLRAGFLRQPRYAHFADDIIFARRGVGSDGGAGSDAEVVASRMFLVAKTTENKREEMAVLLDTLRKLSLTSRIKFIIFNPSFVYMDRYASSVGAPLKNSCVAALFLLFFSTFLAADPLVNGWLAVTVASVEFGVVGFMTLWHVELDCVSVLCLIYGVNYAVDSSAPLVSAFVLGREHSRTHWVKLALEHHGVPALQSYLCYGAALLPVAAVPSNLTRTLFRCLFLTVLIVAFHCLAILPVLLTFLPPSKRKKKRDRKRAGGGGGSDGGREEIECVEMADSTRVVDQITTV